From one Solea solea chromosome 15, fSolSol10.1, whole genome shotgun sequence genomic stretch:
- the hmx3a gene encoding homeobox protein HMX3 — translation MPETTQETCAPAKDSPFFIKNLLNCDSKPSKPKPVLAAAAAAVNKAAMAALEGGFSLSQVGDLHFPRFDLPAQRFSLPAHYLERTSAWWYPYALSSSTHLHRSEVMEKPGARDSSPTSGTDRDSPDLVLKSEPDAKDDDDDDDEHNNSKSGDEIILEESDTDEAKKDELEEWKKRDDDKKPCRKKKTRTVFSRSQVFQLESTFDMKRYLSSSERAGLAASLHLTETQVKIWFQNRRNKWKRQLAAELEAANLSHAAAQRIVRVPILYHENSVSESGGAGANVPVSQPLLTFPHPGVYYSHPIVTSVPLLRPV, via the exons ATGCCAGAGACGACGCAAGAGACGTGCGCTCCGGCCAAGGACTCTCCCTTCTTCATTAAGAACCTGCTGAACTGTGATAGTAAACCGTCCAAACCTAAGCCGgtgctggctgctgctgctgccgccgtcAACAAGGCAGCGATGGCGGCGCTGGAGGGAGGATTTTCCCTATCACAGGTCGGGGACTTGCACTTCCCCCGCTTTGACCTGCCCGCGCAGAGGTTCAGTCTCCCGGCGCACTACCTGGAGCGCACCTCGGCGTGGTGGTACCCGTACGCCCTGAGCTCATCCACGCACCTGCACAGGAGTGAAG TCATGGAGAAACCAGGAGCCAGAGACTCGTCTCCAACCTCGGGCACAGACAGAGACTCCCCAGACCTGGTGCTCAAATCCGAGCCTGACGCcaaagacgacgacgacgatgacgacgagCACAACAACAGCAAGAGCGGCGACGAGATCATTCTGGAGGAGAGCGACACGGACGAGGCCAAGAAGGACGAGCTGGAGGAGTGGAAGAAGCGAGACGACGACAAGAAGCCGTGCCGCAAGAAAAAGACGCGCACGGTGTTCTCCCGGAGCCAGGTCTTCCAACTGGAGTCCACCTTCGACATGAAGCGCTACCTGAGCAGCTCGGAGCGCGCCGGCCTCGCCGCGTCCCTCCACCTGACCGAGACCCAGGTCAAGATATGGTTCCAGAACCGGAGGAACAAGTGGAAGAGGCAGCTGGCCGCGGAGCTGGAGGCCGCCAACCTGAGCCACGCGGCGGCGCAGAGGATAGTCCGCGTCCCCATCCTCTATCACGAGAACTCGGTGTCGGAGAGCGGAGGCGCCGGTGCCAACGTGCCCGTGAGCCAACCGCTGCTCACCTTCCCGCACCCCGGCGTCTACTACTCGCATCCCATCGTCACGTCCGTGCCGCTGCTCAGGCCGGTTTGA
- the hmx2 gene encoding homeobox protein HMX2, with the protein MSNAEDSGSKCSSGPISSFTIQSILGTPSDAPRSGTKELSKGPPLPLPPPRRRSLSVSSEEECSGGEDSADCFCSDTGHSERQAHNFSCLGPAKGLMPGSEGLSRRAHLPQPLLQDYKEEQERPCRQLSPLSEERHADGGADKQGNSAKKKTRTVFSRSQVYQLESTFDMKRYLSSSERACLASSLQLTETQVKTWFQNRRNKWKRQLSAELEAANMAHASAQTLVGMPLVFRDNSLLRVPVPRSIAFPTPLYYPGSNLPALPLYNLYNKIEY; encoded by the exons ATGAGTAACGCAGAAGACAGCGGGAGCAAGTGCTCGTCGGGCCCGATTTCCAGCTTCACAATCCAGTCTATCTTGGGCACGCCGTCCGATGCGCCGCGCTCCGGGACCAAGGAGCTCTCCAAGGggccgccgctgccgctgccgccgccgcggAGGCGCTCACTGTCCGTGTCATCCGAGGAGGAGTGCAGCGGCGGGGAGGATTCAGCAGACTGCTTCTGCTCCGACACGGGTCACAGCGAGCGCCAAGCGCACAACTTCTCATGTTTAG GTCCCGCTAAAGGACTAATGCCTGGGAGTGAGGGGCTGTCGCGGCGTGCGCACCTGCCGCAGCCTCTGCTGCAGGATTacaaggaggagcaggagaggcCGTGCCGCCAGCTGTCACCGCTGTCCGAGGAGAGGCACGCGGACGGCGGCGCGGACAAGCAGGGCAACTCGGCCAAGAAGAAGACGCGCACGGTGTTCTCGCGGAGTCAGGTGTACCAGCTGGAGTCCACCTTCGACATGAAGCGCTACCTGAGCAGCTCGGAGCGCGCGTGCTTGGCCTCCAGCCTGCAGCTGACGGAGACTCAGGTCAAGACGTGGTTTCAGAACCGGAGGAACAAATGGAAACGGCAGCTCTCGGCGGAGCTGGAGGCGGCCAACATGGCCCACGCGTCCGCACAGACACTCGTGGGGATGCCGCTGGTTTTCAGAGATAACTCCTTGCTGCGCGTTCCAGTTCCGCGCTCTATCGCCTTTCCAACGCCCCTCTATTACCCGGGGAGCAACCTGCCAGCGTTACCTTTATACAACCTGTATAACAAGATTGAGTACTGA